Proteins encoded by one window of Cydia fagiglandana chromosome Z, ilCydFagi1.1, whole genome shotgun sequence:
- the LOC134679501 gene encoding alpha/beta-tubulin-N-acetyltransferase 9: protein MKLNRNIKILGEHVVLVPYRELHVEKYHSWMKSEELQMLTASEPLSLEQEYEMQKTWREDEDKCTFIILDKVKFIKDGDEIGAMIGDTNIFIKDSDSSTGEIEIMIAEKTARGKRLGWEAVILMLLYGIKDVKLKNFEAKISIKNLISIAMFQKLGFEEISRSDVFEEVTLAKAVSEEWTEWLQKQYMYQIQPH, encoded by the exons ATGAAGTTAAACcgtaatataaaaatacttggaGAACATGTTGTATTAGTGCCGTATAGGGAGCTTCATGTAGAAAA GTACCATTCATGGATGAAATCTGAAGAGCTTCAGATGCTCACGGCATCAGAGCCTTTATCACTGGAGCAAGAGTACGAAATGCAAAAAACCTGGAGAGAAGATGAAGATA AATGCACTTTTATCATCCTGGACAAGGTCAAGTTCATCAAGGATGGTGATGAAATAG GTGCAATGATTGGAGAcactaatatatttataaaagacTCGGACTCTTCAACGGGAGAAATAGAAATAATGATCGCTGAAAAGACGGCCAGGGGCAAAAGGCTAGGATGGGAAGCTGTCATTCTCATGTTATTGTATGGAATCAAAGATGTAAAACTTAAAAATTTTGAAGCCAAAATATCaattaagaatttaataagtatTGCAATGTTTCAAAAGTTAGGGTTTGAAGAAATATCTAGAAGTGATGTATTTGAAGAAGTGACGCTAGCAAAGGCTGTAAGCGAGGAGTGGACTGAATGGTTACAGAAACAATATATGTATCAAATACAACCACATTAA
- the LOC134679429 gene encoding uncharacterized protein LOC134679429: MNQFVIERRLCICYGMLALLLTIAVVFVAIPFNHWRTTLNVCPGNYFENTNCGCIFYGITTYRNFNGGHHSRCMYATLAPVPILIYAIIMALFHMYRVCINNVGRYEDEKSTSMQEIEGQSIVVTSRARVAQRNDSVIYCWVPSATIGAIFCIYNLVHAAIITDGFVKTCNQYRSYLVTELRAAGDQTTAIHFRLSCQAIYDYMDYIQKNPNGIVTQGEYYINTGLLLQLAIIASWVSVALWMAVVVFTTMRAYKERHVLTCCGQ; encoded by the exons ATGAATCAGTTCGTAATCGAGAGACGCCTGTGCATATGTTACGGGATGCTGGCGCTGCTGCTCACGATAGCGGTGGTCTTCGTCGCCATCCCTTTTAACCATTGGCGCACGACGCTTAATGTCTGTCCAGGGAACTATTTTGAGAACACTAATTGTGGATGTATATTTTATGGCATCACTACATATAGAAACTTTAATGGGGGCCACCACTCCAGGTGCATGTATGCCACATTGGCACcggtacctatattaatataTGCTATAATCATGGCTCTGTTTCACATGTACAGAGTTTGTATAAACAATGTTGGCAGATATGAGGATGAAAAGTCTACCTCTATGCAGGAAAT AGAGGGACAATCAATAGTTGTGACATCAAGGGCAAGAGTGGCCCAACGCAATGATTCTGTGATTTACTGCTGGGTTCCGTCAGCTACTATTGGTGCAATATTCTGTATTTACAACTTGGTTCATGCAGCTATTATAACAGATGGATTTGTTAAAACCTGTAACCAGTATCGAAGCTACCTTGTCacg GAACTTCGTGCTGCCGGAGACCAAACTACCGCCATTCACTTCCGCCTCAGCTGTCAAGCTATTTACGATTATATGGACTACATACAGAAAAACCCGAACGGCATAGTCACTCAAGGGGAGTATTACATAAACACAGGTTTGCTCCTGCAGTTGGCCATCATAGCCTCCTGGGTGTCGGTAGCCCTCTGGATGGCGGTGGTCGTGTTCACGACCATGCGCGCATACAAGGAGCGTCACGTGCTCACATGCTGCGGGCAGTAA
- the LOC134679477 gene encoding lysosomal acid phosphatase-like isoform X1 — protein MEYDNEENTWRRPSAQKVDRSKCNQIPKRSTTVAVVVLGLAVMSCLLGYCVLSETLPYESRTLRLVIIFFRHGARTPNSSYKTDPFKAYQWPEGLGGLTNTGKLQLYELGKKYRSYYANFIDEEYYEKDVQVQSSDKSRCLMSAATFLAGLYPPAERQVWNPELLWQPIPIHSLPTHLDNIVASTKPCKVWKAMYEELLEKSNKDAKYTKLFEYLSNHTAQDMHSVLEVDFLYSTFLSQQEAGLKIPEWTKNYFPNQMRSAFMNSLALLSYNHTLQRFKVGVLSQQYEDRSTNGVKTVVLRGAVPLHRLPAVHRHAHPRGLGCRVPEHPTLNSSLDCRARLPLGEYSAFLRRFFVIVVSASIVRRDQGCCGCRFYDIRGCGYLKPNIRGCGCPDFSTRYRFYADADADADVENNADVPRMRMRIFATSLEEMMLRAQS, from the exons ATGGAGTACGACAATGAGGAGAATACTTGGCGGCGACCCTCCGCGCAGAAGGTGGACCGGTCGAAGTGCAATCAGATACCGAAGCGGTCGACCACGGTGGCCGTGGTGGTGCTGGGGCTGGCCGTGATGAGCTGCCTGCTCGGCTACTGCGTGCTCAGCGAGACGCTGCCCTACGAGTCGAGGACTTTACGACTTGTCATTATT TTTTTTCGCCATGGAGCTAGGACCCCAAATTCAAGTTATAAGACTGACCCTTTCAAAGCATACCAATGGCCAGAAGGCTTGGGAGGTCTTACCAAT ACTGGGAAGCTTCAATTGTATGAGTTGGGAAAGAAGTACCGCAGTTATTATGCTAATTTTATTGATGAAGAATACTATGAAAAGGATGTGCAAGTGCAAAGCAGTGACAAGTCTAGGTGTCTGATGAGCGCTGCCACATTCCTGGCCGGCCTGTACCCTCCAGCTGAGCGACAGGTCTGGAACCCCGAGCTGCTGTGGCAACCTATCCCCATTCACTCCTTACCAACACATTTGGATAAT ATTGTTGCTAGTACTAAGCCTTGCAAAGTTTGGAAAGCTATGTATGAAGAATTActtgagaaatctaataaagaTGCAAAATACACTAAACTGTTTGAATACTTGAGCAATCACACAGCCCAAGATATGCACAGTGTGTTGGAAGTTGATTTTCTGTACAGCACCTTCCTGTCACAGCAAGAGGCCGGGCTCAAGATTCCTGAGTGGACTAAAAACTATTTCCCAAATCAAATGAGGTCTGCATTCATGAACAGTCTGGCCCTGCTGTCCTATAACCACACTTTACAGAGATTCAAAGTAG GTGTTTTATCGCAACAATACGAAGATAGAAGTACCAATGGAGTTAAAACTGTCGTTCTGCGAGGAGCCGTGCCGCTACACCGACTTCCTGCAGTACATCGACACGCTCATCCCCGAGGACTGGGATGCCGAGTGCCAGAACACCCCACACTGAACTCGTCCCTCGACTGCCGCGCGAGACTGCCTCTTGGTGAATATTCTGCGTTTTTACGCCGTTTTTTCGTCATTGTCGTCTCAGCGAGTATTGTTAGAAGagatcagggatgttgcggatgtaGATTttatgacatccgcggatgcggatatttaaagcctaatatccgcggatgcggatgtccaGATTTTAGTACTCGgtatcgattttatgcggatgcggatgcagatgcggatgttgaaaataatgcggatgttccgcgaatgcggatgcgaatattcgcaacatccctggaaGAGATGATGCTCAGAGCTCAAAGTTAA
- the LOC134679477 gene encoding lysosomal acid phosphatase-like isoform X2 has product MEYDNEENTWRRPSAQKVDRSKCNQIPKRSTTVAVVVLGLAVMSCLLGYCVLSETLPYESRTLRLVIIFFRHGARTPNSSYKTDPFKAYQWPEGLGGLTNTGKLQLYELGKKYRSYYANFIDEEYYEKDVQVQSSDKSRCLMSAATFLAGLYPPAERQVWNPELLWQPIPIHSLPTHLDNIVASTKPCKVWKAMYEELLEKSNKDAKYTKLFEYLSNHTAQDMHSVLEVDFLYSTFLSQQEAGLKIPEWTKNYFPNQMRSAFMNSLALLSYNHTLQRFKVGPLLNEMRENLEKCVSYSGEGPSPRSLLVYSGHDVNVVALWRALNYTEDLEPEYGASLVFELHEELDQGFFVKVFYRNNTKIEVPMELKLSFCEEPCRYTDFLQYIDTLIPEDWDAECQNTPH; this is encoded by the exons ATGGAGTACGACAATGAGGAGAATACTTGGCGGCGACCCTCCGCGCAGAAGGTGGACCGGTCGAAGTGCAATCAGATACCGAAGCGGTCGACCACGGTGGCCGTGGTGGTGCTGGGGCTGGCCGTGATGAGCTGCCTGCTCGGCTACTGCGTGCTCAGCGAGACGCTGCCCTACGAGTCGAGGACTTTACGACTTGTCATTATT TTTTTTCGCCATGGAGCTAGGACCCCAAATTCAAGTTATAAGACTGACCCTTTCAAAGCATACCAATGGCCAGAAGGCTTGGGAGGTCTTACCAAT ACTGGGAAGCTTCAATTGTATGAGTTGGGAAAGAAGTACCGCAGTTATTATGCTAATTTTATTGATGAAGAATACTATGAAAAGGATGTGCAAGTGCAAAGCAGTGACAAGTCTAGGTGTCTGATGAGCGCTGCCACATTCCTGGCCGGCCTGTACCCTCCAGCTGAGCGACAGGTCTGGAACCCCGAGCTGCTGTGGCAACCTATCCCCATTCACTCCTTACCAACACATTTGGATAAT ATTGTTGCTAGTACTAAGCCTTGCAAAGTTTGGAAAGCTATGTATGAAGAATTActtgagaaatctaataaagaTGCAAAATACACTAAACTGTTTGAATACTTGAGCAATCACACAGCCCAAGATATGCACAGTGTGTTGGAAGTTGATTTTCTGTACAGCACCTTCCTGTCACAGCAAGAGGCCGGGCTCAAGATTCCTGAGTGGACTAAAAACTATTTCCCAAATCAAATGAGGTCTGCATTCATGAACAGTCTGGCCCTGCTGTCCTATAACCACACTTTACAGAGATTCAAAGTAG GTCCGCTGTTGAATGAGATGCGAGAGAACTTAGAAAAGTGCGTGAGCTACAGCGGCGAGGGCCCCTCGCCGCGTTCGTTGCTGGTGTACTCGGGGCACGACGTGAACGTGGTGGCGCTGTGGCGCGCACTCAACTACACCGAGGACCTCGAGCCGGAGTACGGCGCCAGCCTCGTCTTCGAGCTGCACGAGGAACTCGATCAAGGCTTCTTTGTCAAG GTGTTTTATCGCAACAATACGAAGATAGAAGTACCAATGGAGTTAAAACTGTCGTTCTGCGAGGAGCCGTGCCGCTACACCGACTTCCTGCAGTACATCGACACGCTCATCCCCGAGGACTGGGATGCCGAGTGCCAGAACACCCCACACTGA
- the LOC134678252 gene encoding retinol dehydrogenase 13-like, with the protein MPFFSGRCLSTAKLVGKTAVITGCSSGIGKETALDFYKRGARVIMACRDLEKAAAVKAEIEEKCKHVAETGKLVLVKCDLASMKSVRECAQTILDTEQQIKILVNNAGVMMCPKSYTEDGFEMQFGTNHLAHFLLTMLLLPRIRNSTPARIVTVSSAAHTRYDIKFDDLNYKNRSYSPAEAYSQSKLANVLFSKELASKLKEHNIDGIHTYSLHPGVIKTELGRHLDDSLFWGARRLIGIMFMPFLKSPELGAQTTIYCSVDEKCADETGLYYSDCVVKTPARKALNEEYAKKLWEVSMDLVGLKNYNPFTAEDCAPKQN; encoded by the exons ATGCCATTCTTTAGTGGACGCTGTTTGAGCACAGCCAAGTTGGTCGGCAAGACTGCTGTAATTACGGGATGTAGTTCCGGAATTGGTAAAGAGACTGCTTTAGACTTTTATAAAAGAG GAGCAAGAGTAATTATGGCTTGTCGTGATTTAGAAAAGGCAGCAGCTGTCAAAGCTGAAATAGAGGAAAAATGCAAGCATGTTGCAGAGACAGGAAAGCTGGTACTTGTAAAATGTGATCTAGCTTCTATGAAGTCTGTCAGAGAATGTGCTCAAACAATATTAGATACTGAACAACAGATTAAAATCTTAGTTAATAATGCGGGAGTCATGATGTGCCCTAAGAGCTACACAGAAGATGGGTTTGAAATGCAGTTTGGGACTAACCACTTGGCACACTTCTTGTTGACTATGCTCCTTCTGCCCCGCATAAGGAACAGCACTCCAGCAAGGATTGTTACTGTCTCCTCGGCAGCCCACACCA gatATGATATCAAGTTTGATgacttaaattataaaaatcggTCATACAGCCCTGCAGAAGCTTATTCTCAAAGCAAGCTAGCTAATGTTTTGTTCTCGAAGGAACTGGCTTCTAAATTGAAG GAACATAACATTGAtggtatacatacatacagtttGCATCCAGGTGTAATAAAAACTGAATTGGGTAGACATTTGGATGACAGCTTGTTTTGGGGAGCGCGGCGACTAATTGGCATAATGTTTATGCCATTCCTTAAGTCTCCTGAACTTGGTGCTCAAACAACCATATATTGTTCTGTTGATGAAAAATGTGCAGATGAAACTGGCTTATATTACAG TGATTGTGTTGTTAAAACTCCAGCCAGGAAGGCTCTAAACGAGGAATATGCTAAGAAACTGTGGGAAGTTTCGATGGATCTTGTTGGACTAAAGAATTACAACCCGTTTACAGCTGAGGACTGTGCACCAAAGCAGAATTAG